In Bacteroidota bacterium, one DNA window encodes the following:
- a CDS encoding HDIG domain-containing metalloprotein — protein sequence MAEIIKAEFVEKAKKLWPELEWIKDAPLRETTTNTWALALQKSVLTPEDLSTIPFTLLAGPDMKVSFMDHKRAVVHIALDCGNQMNKFFRNDLPVDMDVLIAGAILADVGKLLEYEMKDGKSVQGKYGKYLRHPFSGVSLAEQCGVPAAVCHIIATHAGEGDMVKRTTEAFVVHHADFMTFEPFKDRLK from the coding sequence ATGGCTGAAATCATCAAAGCAGAATTCGTTGAGAAAGCAAAAAAACTGTGGCCCGAGCTGGAATGGATAAAAGACGCCCCGCTTCGCGAAACCACTACCAATACCTGGGCACTGGCGCTTCAAAAAAGCGTCCTCACACCCGAAGATTTAAGCACTATTCCGTTTACACTGCTTGCCGGTCCCGACATGAAAGTCAGTTTTATGGATCATAAGCGTGCGGTCGTTCACATCGCTCTTGACTGCGGCAATCAGATGAATAAATTTTTCAGGAACGACCTTCCGGTTGACATGGATGTGCTGATAGCAGGCGCTATTCTGGCAGATGTCGGCAAACTGCTCGAATACGAAATGAAAGACGGAAAATCCGTACAGGGAAAATATGGCAAATATCTGCGCCATCCTTTCAGCGGTGTTTCTCTGGCCGAGCAGTGCGGAGTGCCGGCAGCTGTTTGCCACATTATTGCCACGCACGCCGGCGAAGGCGACATGGTAAAACGCACCACCGAAGCATTTGTAGTTCATCATGCGGATTTTATGACATTTGAGCCGTTTAAAGACAGGCTTAAATAA
- a CDS encoding four helix bundle protein yields MKKNLIEEKSYLFALRIIKLFHFIRDIKHDRILASQVLRSGTSVGANIQEALGGASKKDFTCKMNIAYKEIRETDYWLRLLHDSGYIDEKSFFSIKKDCEEISKLLFTIIRTSRSKINA; encoded by the coding sequence ATGAAGAAGAATCTGATTGAGGAAAAGTCATATTTATTTGCATTGCGTATTATAAAACTCTTTCATTTTATCCGCGATATCAAGCATGACCGTATTCTGGCGTCTCAGGTACTTAGAAGTGGAACATCTGTCGGCGCTAATATACAGGAAGCATTAGGTGGAGCATCCAAAAAAGATTTCACATGCAAAATGAATATTGCGTACAAAGAAATTCGAGAAACCGATTATTGGCTAAGGTTATTACATGATTCAGGGTATATAGACGAAAAATCATTTTTCTCCATTAAAAAAGATTGTGAGGAAATCAGCAAATTGCTGTTTACTATCATCCGAACATCACGTTCAAAAATCAACGCCTAA
- a CDS encoding aconitase/3-isopropylmalate dehydratase large subunit family protein, protein MNLIEKILAQHSNNEVVHPDDIIDVFIDIRAARDFGGANVVKNLIDAGYTVADATKTIFTFDCNPTGSDQKYAANQHYCRQYARENDIAVYDIDSGVGTHLAIDSGFVWPGSTFVSTDSHANIMGALGSFGQGMGDQDIAAAWAKGAVWFKVPHSVKLNLVGKRPAGISAKDIVLNLLSIFGANKLLGYSVEICGEEADKLTLDERITISSMATEMGAIILFFTPSQDIMDYCEAKTGRKLIPVFADKDAAYLEVHDIDISKFVPMVAKPGHPHDDTSVASVKGTKIDSAFIGSCTNGRMEDLRKAASVLKGRKVAPGVVLKIVPSTDKIWNIALDEGLVKIFKDAGAMLSNAGCAGCAAGQVGQNGPDEVTISTGNRNFSGKQGKGFVYLASPEVVAASAVAGYITTPDELPETAAVFEKKGIMKATSGKAKATNTERPVVAEGRVWLIPIDDIDTDMIYHNRYLTITDIKEMGQYSFDNLKGYEDFAKKALPGDIVITSKNFGAGSSRQQAVDCFISLGITCILAESFGAIYERNAINAALPILTYKPEIIQEIGLQSGNRVKIDFLGGTITNLSNNKSASINKFYDAQYQIYKNGGLL, encoded by the coding sequence ATGAATTTAATTGAAAAAATTCTTGCACAACACAGCAACAATGAAGTAGTGCATCCCGACGACATCATCGATGTATTTATTGATATCCGCGCTGCACGCGATTTTGGTGGTGCCAATGTGGTTAAAAACCTGATTGACGCAGGCTACACCGTTGCTGATGCAACAAAAACAATTTTCACCTTCGATTGCAACCCCACCGGCTCCGATCAGAAATACGCCGCCAACCAGCATTATTGCAGGCAGTACGCGCGTGAAAATGATATTGCGGTGTATGATATCGATTCAGGCGTTGGCACACACCTCGCCATTGACAGCGGTTTCGTGTGGCCCGGCAGTACTTTCGTATCAACAGATTCACACGCAAACATTATGGGAGCGCTTGGCTCTTTCGGACAGGGAATGGGCGATCAGGACATAGCGGCAGCCTGGGCAAAAGGCGCCGTATGGTTCAAAGTTCCGCACTCTGTGAAATTAAATCTGGTTGGTAAAAGACCGGCAGGTATAAGTGCCAAGGATATTGTTCTCAATCTCCTGTCTATTTTTGGTGCAAATAAATTACTCGGCTATTCCGTTGAAATTTGCGGTGAAGAAGCCGACAAACTTACATTGGACGAGCGCATCACTATTTCATCTATGGCCACTGAAATGGGCGCCATAATATTATTCTTCACGCCATCGCAAGATATCATGGATTATTGTGAAGCCAAAACCGGAAGAAAACTTATTCCTGTTTTCGCAGATAAGGATGCCGCCTATCTTGAAGTTCACGACATTGACATCAGTAAATTTGTGCCTATGGTTGCGAAACCGGGACACCCTCATGATGATACTTCTGTTGCATCCGTAAAAGGCACTAAAATAGATTCAGCATTTATTGGCAGTTGCACCAACGGCAGAATGGAAGACCTGCGTAAAGCCGCATCCGTGCTGAAAGGTCGCAAAGTAGCGCCCGGTGTTGTATTGAAAATTGTACCTTCCACAGACAAAATATGGAACATCGCGCTGGACGAAGGTTTGGTGAAAATATTCAAAGATGCCGGCGCCATGCTTTCAAACGCAGGATGTGCGGGATGTGCCGCCGGACAGGTCGGACAGAACGGTCCCGACGAAGTAACCATCAGTACCGGAAACCGCAATTTCTCTGGCAAGCAGGGTAAAGGTTTTGTATATCTTGCATCGCCCGAAGTGGTTGCCGCCTCAGCCGTTGCAGGCTATATCACTACCCCTGACGAACTGCCCGAAACAGCAGCCGTTTTTGAGAAAAAAGGTATTATGAAAGCAACAAGTGGAAAAGCAAAAGCCACAAACACAGAACGCCCTGTTGTTGCCGAAGGCCGTGTATGGCTCATCCCTATCGACGATATCGATACAGATATGATTTACCATAACCGCTATCTGACCATTACTGATATCAAAGAAATGGGACAATATTCGTTTGACAATTTAAAAGGATATGAAGACTTCGCCAAGAAGGCACTGCCTGGCGATATCGTAATTACATCGAAAAACTTTGGAGCCGGAAGTTCCAGACAACAGGCCGTAGATTGCTTTATTTCACTGGGCATTACGTGCATTCTGGCCGAATCATTCGGCGCCATTTATGAACGCAATGCCATTAATGCCGCTTTGCCAATCCTGACATACAAACCCGAAATAATTCAGGAAATAGGGCTGCAAAGCGGGAATCGCGTAAAAATTGATTTCCTTGGCGGAACAATTACAAATCTTAGCAATAATAAATCTGCATCAATAAATAAATTTTATGATGCACAGTATCAGATTTACAAGAACGGCGGATTGCTTTAA
- a CDS encoding outer membrane beta-barrel family protein, whose translation MFTKTVSLTNNKTVLNSSYWYMRTFLIVILFAGFSIGKAHAQNDTKYTFKGVLRDSIKGIPLAYANLGLLKTADSTFVQGTTTDLDGSFSIPKVSAGKYLLKISYIGYAPGLIIISADGTQSVIDLGVIMAQQKTSELGGVEVSATKPIYQYAADKKVYNVSQDLSVQNGVATDALQNAPGVWVDMEGNITLRGVSNVSIWINDKPSKLDPSALKEYLKQLPANALDRIEVITNPGAKYSASGTGGIINVVTRQKISKNWFLSVGTTYNTLPSYTPWLSFVWSDQKFKVNVYASYSKSSWDYTSNSESTVTNGIDSLYSDKSQGWYKSHNSWAYGYLDLGYEFTTKDELDLWFGGSESWNNSAWEDHNTRHNYQIGQSFNMDTRSDDKGDGYSAYGGLTYTHKFNEHGHKLSMDAYGWQYESSASTNYAKIFSIDAFRDKLRLTDNLTGAKSGILYMAYTYPINDSTSFEAGLNGSVDGGLSQSPTDTSSYPMHGYTYASYLSNNNTTGGRNLDAYASFGSKLWGIDYKIGVRGEYRFNHMNSIAASSNFNREFFNVYPSVFLSYTTKSYHNITASYSRRVVYPNYQLDPFIQYYDEDGTSGGNPNLRPSYANSFELGYSKYFKSGGSFGLSVYHRYTGKDINTLTNVVYDTYLNRYTLYSTFVNVGQNAFTGAELTLYLQPAKFLNLTLSGNAFYNKIAADFGTYKIKREEMSWDGKFSATFYFLKTCQFQLVSNYRSRNLTLQGSSDPLYFVNGAIRTDFFKRKLSVSLGMQDIFNWQKQVTVTNLPGYSGTSSIKNISRFTTLGVTLRFGKIEMENQVETGKATGPKSN comes from the coding sequence TTGTTTACAAAAACAGTTTCGCTGACTAACAATAAAACGGTATTGAATTCAAGCTACTGGTATATGCGTACATTTTTAATTGTGATACTTTTCGCAGGTTTCTCAATTGGGAAGGCTCATGCTCAAAATGACACAAAGTATACATTTAAAGGTGTATTGCGCGACAGCATAAAAGGCATTCCGCTTGCATATGCAAATCTCGGGCTGCTTAAAACTGCCGACAGTACTTTTGTGCAAGGAACAACCACCGACCTTGACGGGAGTTTCTCAATTCCGAAAGTATCTGCTGGAAAATACCTGCTTAAAATTTCCTACATCGGCTATGCTCCCGGGCTTATAATTATTTCAGCCGACGGCACACAATCCGTGATTGATCTCGGTGTAATTATGGCACAGCAAAAAACAAGTGAACTGGGTGGTGTGGAAGTAAGTGCCACCAAACCCATTTATCAATACGCGGCCGATAAAAAAGTATACAACGTTAGTCAGGATTTGAGCGTGCAGAATGGCGTTGCAACCGATGCGCTGCAAAATGCGCCCGGGGTTTGGGTTGACATGGAAGGGAATATTACACTGAGAGGGGTTTCCAATGTTTCTATATGGATTAACGATAAACCTTCGAAACTCGATCCGTCTGCATTAAAAGAATACCTGAAGCAATTGCCGGCGAATGCGCTCGACCGCATCGAAGTAATTACCAATCCCGGAGCAAAATATTCTGCCAGCGGGACAGGCGGTATTATTAATGTTGTAACACGTCAGAAAATTTCAAAAAACTGGTTTCTTAGTGTTGGCACCACTTACAATACACTCCCGTCTTACACTCCGTGGCTTTCCTTTGTATGGTCAGACCAAAAATTTAAAGTAAACGTGTACGCCAGCTATTCTAAGTCAAGCTGGGATTATACTTCAAATTCGGAAAGCACCGTTACCAATGGCATTGACAGCTTATATTCAGACAAATCACAGGGCTGGTACAAGTCGCATAATTCATGGGCTTACGGCTATTTAGATTTGGGCTATGAATTCACCACCAAAGATGAACTTGATTTATGGTTTGGCGGTAGTGAGTCGTGGAATAATTCAGCATGGGAAGACCATAATACAAGACATAATTATCAGATCGGGCAATCCTTTAATATGGATACGCGTTCAGACGATAAGGGCGATGGCTATTCCGCCTACGGCGGATTAACATACACACATAAATTCAACGAGCATGGTCATAAACTCAGCATGGATGCCTATGGCTGGCAGTATGAATCGAGCGCCTCAACAAATTATGCCAAGATTTTCTCTATTGACGCTTTCCGGGATAAGCTGCGACTTACCGATAATCTGACCGGTGCAAAATCAGGTATTTTATACATGGCCTACACCTACCCGATTAATGACAGCACTTCATTTGAAGCAGGTTTAAACGGTAGCGTTGATGGCGGGCTTTCGCAATCGCCTACAGATACCAGCAGTTATCCGATGCATGGATATACCTACGCATCCTACCTCAGCAATAACAACACTACCGGCGGGAGAAATCTTGATGCCTATGCCTCTTTCGGGAGCAAATTATGGGGCATTGATTATAAAATAGGTGTGCGTGGTGAATATCGCTTCAACCATATGAATTCAATTGCCGCGTCAAGCAATTTCAATCGTGAATTTTTTAATGTTTATCCTTCAGTATTCTTGTCGTATACAACAAAAAGCTATCACAATATAACGGCCAGTTACAGTCGCAGGGTGGTATATCCCAATTACCAGCTTGATCCGTTTATTCAGTATTACGATGAAGACGGGACTTCAGGCGGGAATCCGAATTTGCGGCCATCATACGCCAATTCGTTTGAACTGGGATATTCAAAATATTTCAAATCAGGCGGAAGCTTCGGATTGTCGGTTTATCATCGATACACCGGGAAAGACATCAATACCCTGACCAATGTTGTATACGATACATACCTCAACCGCTATACTTTATATTCCACTTTTGTAAACGTGGGACAAAACGCTTTTACAGGTGCTGAACTAACGCTGTATCTGCAACCCGCAAAATTTCTGAATCTGACCCTTAGCGGAAACGCTTTTTACAATAAAATAGCGGCAGATTTCGGAACCTATAAAATCAAACGTGAAGAAATGTCGTGGGATGGAAAATTCTCGGCAACCTTCTATTTTTTGAAAACATGCCAGTTCCAGTTAGTGAGCAATTACCGTTCACGCAACCTCACATTACAGGGCAGTTCAGATCCGCTGTATTTTGTAAATGGCGCTATTCGCACCGATTTTTTCAAACGGAAATTAAGTGTAAGCCTTGGGATGCAGGATATATTTAACTGGCAGAAGCAAGTCACAGTGACCAATTTGCCTGGCTACTCGGGAACAAGCTCCATAAAAAATATTTCGCGTTTTACCACGCTGGGTGTTACACTTCGTTTCGGAAAAATTGAAATGGAAAATCAGGTAGAGACCGGAAAAGCGACAGGCCCAAAGTCAAACTAA
- a CDS encoding TerB family tellurite resistance protein, protein MVKFGKWIGGGLGWAFGGPIGAIFGFVVGSVIDNIHVSTAVMRPQTMQGDFIASLLVLAAAVMKADGKVVKSELDYVRSFFMHQFGPSETQQYMVMLRDILKQDIPVADVCRQIRDYMEYPARLQLLHFLFGISSADGHVHPSEVDVITNIANLLGIRQPDFVSIRSMFVKDVDNAYKILELSADASDEELKKAYRRMAVKYHPDKVANLGPEVQKAAQEKFQHLNAAYEEIKKQRGMN, encoded by the coding sequence ATGGTGAAGTTTGGTAAATGGATTGGTGGTGGACTCGGTTGGGCTTTTGGCGGACCGATAGGCGCTATTTTTGGATTTGTGGTTGGTTCGGTGATTGATAACATTCATGTATCTACTGCCGTGATGCGTCCACAAACGATGCAGGGCGATTTTATTGCGAGCCTGTTGGTTCTGGCAGCCGCTGTTATGAAAGCCGACGGTAAAGTGGTGAAATCGGAACTTGACTACGTGAGGTCATTTTTCATGCATCAGTTTGGCCCGTCAGAAACACAGCAATATATGGTTATGCTGCGTGATATTCTAAAGCAGGATATTCCTGTTGCTGATGTTTGCCGTCAAATCCGCGATTACATGGAATACCCGGCACGTCTGCAATTGCTGCATTTTCTTTTCGGAATATCATCAGCCGACGGGCATGTTCATCCGAGTGAAGTGGACGTTATTACCAATATTGCAAATCTGCTCGGAATTCGTCAGCCGGATTTTGTTTCTATACGCTCTATGTTTGTAAAAGACGTTGACAATGCTTACAAAATACTTGAGCTTTCTGCCGATGCCAGCGATGAAGAACTGAAAAAAGCATACCGCAGAATGGCTGTAAAATACCATCCCGATAAGGTTGCAAATCTTGGTCCTGAAGTTCAAAAAGCCGCACAGGAAAAATTTCAGCACTTGAATGCTGCTTACGAAGAAATTAAGAAACAGCGCGGAATGAATTAG
- a CDS encoding saccharopine dehydrogenase C-terminal domain-containing protein yields MKNVLILGAGMVANPIIKYLLQKKYNVTVAAMNVEEAQKMVAGFPNGKAMHWLVDDEATLDKLVREHDIAVSLLPYVYHLKVANACLKNKKNMVTTSYVKPEMKALDSEVRAAGLIFINEMGLDPGIDHMSAMRIIDHVHAKGGKVEEFYSLCGALPAPEAAGNPFRYKFSWSPKGVVLAGNNDAQFLRHGETVCLPTKDLFKNPMSLEFPDLGSLDIYPNRDSIAYRDIYGIPEAQTVYRGTFRYKGWCETLDAMKAMQLITPEKFDFSGKSYAGFVAMMIGSKGDNIRTEAAAFLDIPVTAHALDAMEWLGLFSHEPMKRTTDSPFEITSDLMLEKMMLPKEERDMVAMMHIFRASYPDGTQEVIKSRMLDFGVPGADTAIARTVALPAAIGVEMILEGKILEKGVHIPVLPGIYKPVLDQLETLNIRMVEEYGLPLSANLG; encoded by the coding sequence ATGAAAAATGTATTGATACTCGGTGCAGGAATGGTTGCCAATCCCATCATTAAATACCTGCTTCAAAAAAAATATAACGTCACTGTTGCAGCGATGAATGTTGAGGAAGCTCAAAAAATGGTTGCCGGTTTCCCAAACGGAAAAGCTATGCACTGGCTTGTTGATGACGAAGCAACTCTTGATAAACTCGTCCGGGAACATGATATTGCGGTGAGCCTGCTGCCTTATGTTTATCATTTAAAAGTTGCAAATGCATGTTTGAAAAACAAAAAAAATATGGTTACCACTTCGTATGTAAAGCCTGAAATGAAGGCTCTCGACAGCGAAGTGCGTGCTGCCGGTCTTATCTTTATCAATGAAATGGGACTCGATCCCGGTATTGACCACATGTCTGCCATGCGCATTATCGATCATGTGCATGCAAAAGGCGGAAAGGTTGAAGAATTTTATTCATTGTGTGGTGCTCTGCCGGCACCCGAAGCTGCCGGAAATCCGTTCAGGTATAAGTTTTCATGGAGTCCCAAAGGGGTGGTACTGGCCGGAAACAATGATGCGCAGTTTCTAAGGCATGGCGAAACGGTTTGTCTTCCTACCAAAGATTTATTCAAAAATCCGATGTCGCTTGAGTTTCCTGACTTAGGTTCACTTGATATCTATCCAAACCGTGACTCTATTGCCTACCGCGATATTTACGGCATTCCCGAAGCACAAACCGTTTACCGCGGAACATTCCGTTACAAAGGCTGGTGTGAAACACTGGATGCCATGAAGGCTATGCAATTGATAACACCCGAAAAATTTGATTTTTCAGGAAAATCGTACGCAGGTTTTGTTGCCATGATGATTGGTTCAAAAGGAGATAATATTCGTACAGAAGCAGCCGCATTTCTTGATATTCCCGTTACCGCGCATGCGCTTGACGCGATGGAATGGCTCGGATTATTCAGCCATGAACCGATGAAACGTACTACCGACAGTCCATTCGAGATTACCTCCGACCTTATGCTTGAGAAAATGATGCTTCCGAAAGAAGAACGCGACATGGTTGCCATGATGCATATTTTCAGAGCAAGCTATCCCGACGGTACTCAGGAAGTAATCAAATCACGCATGCTTGATTTTGGTGTACCCGGCGCCGATACTGCCATTGCACGCACTGTAGCGCTGCCTGCTGCCATTGGTGTAGAAATGATACTGGAAGGGAAAATTCTTGAGAAGGGTGTTCACATCCCGGTATTACCGGGCATCTACAAGCCCGTGCTTGACCAGCTGGAAACGTTGAATATTCGCATGGTGGAAGAATACGGACTGCCGCTTTCGGCAAATCTGGGATAA
- a CDS encoding MFS transporter, whose amino-acid sequence MKQRIITRPILILSLVSLFTDVASEMLYPVMPLFLKSIGFTVLMIGILEGLAEATAGLSKGYFGQLSDHKGKRLPFVRFGYALSALSKPMMGLFTQVWWIFMSRTADRLGKGIRTGARDAYLSDCTTPEHKGKVFGFHRALDTLGAFIGPVLALIYLYFFPGHYKMLFFIAFFPGIVSILLTFIIKEQKKDAAVKAKSPGFFSFIGYLRHSSKEYKRLFAGLLAFTLFNSSDLFLILMMKHAGLEDSMLIGVYIFYNLVYAVFAYPVGVLGDRIGLKKTFIVGLSLFVIVYAGMAVSTSVTVFFILFFIYGIYAACSESIAKAWISNICKKEETATAIGAFTAFNSLFALLSSALAGVVWLVISAQATFLMTAGAVVFIIVYFAVFVPYAKVQKA is encoded by the coding sequence GTGAAGCAGCGCATTATAACCCGTCCCATTCTCATTCTTTCACTGGTAAGTCTGTTTACGGACGTAGCCAGCGAAATGCTGTATCCGGTGATGCCCTTGTTCTTAAAAAGCATTGGTTTTACGGTGCTGATGATTGGAATACTTGAGGGACTGGCCGAAGCAACTGCCGGGCTGAGTAAGGGTTATTTCGGGCAGCTGTCGGACCATAAAGGAAAACGCCTGCCGTTTGTCCGGTTTGGCTATGCCTTGAGCGCATTGTCGAAACCCATGATGGGGCTATTCACCCAGGTGTGGTGGATTTTTATGTCACGCACTGCCGACCGCCTCGGCAAAGGAATTCGAACCGGTGCCCGCGATGCCTATCTGTCAGATTGTACAACACCGGAACATAAAGGAAAAGTTTTCGGATTTCACCGGGCGCTGGATACGCTGGGCGCTTTCATAGGACCGGTACTTGCATTGATATATCTTTATTTTTTTCCGGGACATTACAAGATGTTGTTCTTCATCGCGTTTTTTCCGGGTATTGTAAGCATTCTGCTCACCTTTATTATTAAGGAACAAAAGAAAGATGCTGCAGTAAAAGCAAAAAGTCCGGGCTTTTTCTCTTTCATCGGCTATTTGCGTCACAGCTCAAAAGAATACAAGCGGCTGTTTGCAGGATTGCTTGCATTTACCCTCTTCAACAGCTCCGACCTTTTCCTGATATTAATGATGAAACATGCAGGATTAGAAGACTCCATGCTGATTGGAGTTTACATTTTCTATAATCTGGTGTATGCCGTTTTCGCCTATCCTGTTGGAGTATTGGGCGACCGCATAGGCTTGAAAAAAACATTTATTGTAGGTCTTTCGCTGTTTGTTATCGTATATGCCGGAATGGCGGTATCCACATCCGTGACTGTATTTTTTATATTGTTTTTCATCTATGGTATTTACGCAGCCTGCAGCGAAAGCATCGCTAAAGCATGGATATCCAACATCTGCAAAAAAGAGGAAACAGCCACGGCTATCGGAGCCTTCACAGCTTTCAACAGTCTGTTTGCTTTATTATCGAGTGCGCTTGCAGGCGTTGTATGGTTAGTCATCAGCGCTCAGGCAACGTTTTTAATGACCGCCGGTGCCGTAGTTTTCATCATTGTTTACTTCGCAGTATTCGTTCCATACGCCAAAGTTCAAAAAGCGTAA
- a CDS encoding patatin-like phospholipase family protein, translating into MTVAKKKYKCGLVLSGGAVRGFAHAGALKALNEEGIFPDVISGVSAGTIVGSLYADGYTPEQIYKLFVDKRLYKFLEFILPNKGLVKMTGLYKTMMDSLKAKYFEDLKIPLYVTVTDLNNAKTVYFSKGELTKMIIASCTIPILFTPMVIDDVTYIDGGVLNNFPTEPIEHDCEMMVGININPIRFQKEFSGMTQVADRAVHMMIDQLITPKKAKCNIYIEPDGLEKHALLDIAKGREMYTLGYKAAKKAIKEQR; encoded by the coding sequence ATGACTGTTGCTAAGAAAAAATACAAATGCGGGCTGGTGTTGAGCGGTGGTGCTGTTCGCGGATTTGCACATGCCGGAGCGTTAAAAGCCTTGAATGAAGAAGGAATATTTCCGGATGTGATATCGGGTGTGAGCGCGGGAACAATTGTCGGGTCGCTTTACGCGGATGGATACACTCCTGAACAGATTTACAAATTATTTGTAGATAAACGCTTGTACAAATTTCTGGAATTCATACTTCCGAACAAAGGTTTGGTGAAAATGACCGGCTTGTATAAAACCATGATGGACAGCCTGAAAGCAAAGTATTTTGAAGATTTGAAAATTCCATTATACGTCACTGTTACCGACCTGAACAATGCCAAAACGGTTTACTTTTCAAAAGGCGAACTCACTAAAATGATTATTGCATCATGCACCATTCCTATTTTATTTACACCGATGGTCATCGATGATGTAACGTATATTGACGGCGGCGTTTTGAATAATTTTCCCACCGAACCCATTGAGCATGATTGTGAAATGATGGTTGGAATAAACATCAACCCGATACGCTTTCAGAAAGAATTTTCAGGAATGACGCAGGTTGCCGACCGGGCGGTGCACATGATGATTGACCAGCTGATTACACCTAAAAAAGCGAAATGCAACATTTACATCGAACCCGACGGCCTTGAAAAGCATGCATTGCTCGACATTGCCAAGGGCAGGGAAATGTACACGCTGGGCTATAAAGCTGCAAAAAAAGCCATCAAAGAGCAGCGATAA
- a CDS encoding PCMD domain-containing protein, producing MRKLLSILAGICLMVVAGNVSAQTTIPNGGFENWVTSPATEPVQWNSNKTGGGYATLPGATCNDDASIFLFGAHSVRIETISYWGTAVNGSCTTGKVEAPTMTKAEGYVHTIAGDPDFSSAFTGRPDSIIGYYRYTSASGDYGKVGVKLHVGNCYDPEAPVGGNHPDATANVIARAVFFTPTSSVSSWTRFSVPFTYVDGRTPEYILIAMTSSGNQAGGSSGSKMWIDGLAVVYNPKLNTGIVANTNYFVSATQGAAITVPFTLTGPMDAGNIVTAELSDASGSFASPIVLGTLNTTVSDTIFGTIPAGTPAGTAYRVRVTSSNAPLTATDNGTDLTINLVTNSVSPDSTQHLDIWQNGSQITVSETPAATSREWKYGTATGGPYTSFVPAETNSSYIPYFYPANSYYLVCESLIAGLTVMSPEVQIIVTDPLTGIENNTNNNTSIYWSSENLVIDLHNSGFNQPLVQLYDLSGRIIAEQKLDNSTVNTISVNVPAGIYMFRIFDNSGIITGKVLKK from the coding sequence ATGAGAAAATTATTATCTATACTCGCAGGCATTTGCCTGATGGTGGTTGCAGGAAATGTTTCTGCACAGACAACAATTCCTAACGGTGGATTTGAGAACTGGGTTACTTCTCCGGCAACGGAACCCGTACAATGGAATTCAAACAAAACCGGAGGCGGATATGCAACCTTGCCGGGTGCAACCTGTAACGATGACGCAAGCATCTTTTTATTTGGCGCTCACAGCGTACGCATCGAAACAATCAGTTATTGGGGAACGGCTGTCAATGGTTCGTGCACTACCGGAAAAGTTGAAGCACCTACAATGACCAAAGCAGAAGGCTATGTTCATACCATTGCCGGCGATCCTGATTTCAGTTCGGCATTTACCGGTCGTCCCGACAGTATCATTGGTTACTACAGATATACCTCCGCAAGCGGCGATTATGGCAAAGTGGGCGTTAAACTTCATGTGGGCAATTGCTACGACCCCGAAGCGCCTGTTGGCGGCAATCATCCTGATGCCACAGCAAATGTTATTGCACGCGCCGTGTTTTTCACACCGACTTCAAGCGTTTCATCATGGACACGTTTTTCAGTTCCGTTTACCTATGTTGACGGCCGTACACCCGAATATATTCTCATCGCCATGACATCAAGCGGCAATCAGGCCGGTGGCTCAAGTGGCAGCAAAATGTGGATTGACGGACTTGCCGTTGTATACAATCCTAAACTGAATACGGGAATTGTTGCCAATACCAACTATTTTGTTTCGGCCACTCAGGGAGCAGCCATCACGGTTCCCTTTACACTCACAGGCCCGATGGATGCCGGAAATATTGTTACCGCGGAACTTTCAGATGCAAGCGGCTCCTTCGCCAGCCCCATCGTTTTAGGAACGTTGAACACCACTGTTTCTGACACTATTTTTGGAACCATCCCCGCTGGAACACCGGCAGGAACGGCTTATCGCGTAAGAGTGACATCATCGAATGCACCCTTGACAGCCACTGATAACGGAACTGATCTTACCATTAATCTGGTTACAAACTCCGTTTCACCAGATTCAACACAGCATCTGGACATCTGGCAGAATGGAAGTCAGATAACTGTAAGCGAAACACCGGCCGCAACCTCACGCGAATGGAAATACGGTACTGCAACAGGCGGACCTTACACATCATTTGTTCCTGCCGAGACCAATTCGTCTTATATACCTTACTTCTATCCTGCAAATTCTTATTATTTAGTATGCGAAAGCCTCATTGCCGGATTAACTGTAATGTCTCCTGAAGTTCAGATTATCGTTACCGATCCGCTTACCGGAATTGAAAACAATACGAATAATAATACATCTATTTATTGGTCATCAGAAAATCTTGTAATTGATTTGCACAATTCGGGATTCAACCAACCTTTGGTTCAGCTATACGACCTTTCGGGACGCATCATTGCAGAACAAAAACTTGATAACTCAACAGTAAATACTATCAGTGTGAATGTTCCGGCAGGTATTTATATGTTCAGAATCTTCGACAATAGCGGCATCATCACCGGAAAAGTTCTGAAGAAATAA